The DNA segment CTGGCTCACACGCGCTCTGGAAGCTACGATCACCACCGCGGAAATCAGTCACCTCAGTTCCTTTCCCGCTTCCAGCTTCGGGGTCATTGTTAACGTGGAATTCAAACCCCAAGGTGAGAAGCACCTTCACTTCCCCCTAATTCTGCCAGTTTCCATGTTCATGCGCAAAGCTTGGAAGCATATAGCATAAGAATCCGACTTCATTTATCCTAACTGGAAACCTTCTGTTGAATAAGTTACCCTTAACGAAGGGTAACTTTGTTACCAATGTGTGAGGGCCCGGGCAGCGCAGTACACTTTGGCCTTTGACCGTTTGCTGACCCATCACTTCCTAAACCAACCCTTTGGCAATTTTCAGGTATGAAGTGGCTCTGAAACGCCTTCGACTGTAAACCCTCCGCACTCCTAAGGCCGGAAGGTTCCAGGTGCCCACACAGGGGATCGCCGTGCCTCTGCAGGGACGCCAGGCGCAGCTCTGCACGGAGGCCCAGCGTCTGACCGGCCTCAGCTGCGGGCTCCTGGGCAGCCACACGTCCTGAAAAGGCATCccgggggcctccctggtggcgcactggttgagaatccgcctgccaatgcaggggacacgggtttgagccctggtccgggaagatcccacatgccgcggagcaactgggcccatgagccacaattactgagcctgcgcgtctggagcctgtgctccgcaacaagagaggccgcgatagtgagaggcccgcgcaccgcgatgaagagtggcccccactcgccgcaactagagaaagccctcgcccagaaacgaagacccaacacagccataaataaataaataaataaataaataaataaataaataaaaaaggcatCCCGGGTCTCTGGCGGGGCGCACAGGCGCCAGGCTCCCCAGGGCAAAGCTGGGCTCAGCGTGTGCACCGGGCTCCCGGCGTCTGGGGGGCTGTCTGCCGTACGAGGCCCACATGGAAGCCAGGGAGGCTGGTTCCGCTCGGCAGGGACCCCAGAAGGAGCCCAGAGGCTGGGCCAGAGCTGGGGGCCCAGGCAAGGATGCCCATGGGCACAGCAGCTGCAGGCCGCAGCccagggcagagggtggggggggCAGAGCGCCAGGGGCGCACGGAGTGCTGTGGGGAAGGGCGCGCTCAGCTGGGAGCCCTGCAGGTGGCGTTTGTGTTTCACGCGGCGATTCTGAAACCAGGTTTTGATCTGTGGGGAAAACGAGATCAGAGCAGGGCGACGACGGGCCACCCCCCTGCCCGGCCAGCCCCCTCACCTGAACTTCGGGGAGCTGCACCTCCCGGGCCAGCCTCTGGTGCTCCAGCGGGCCCAGGCAGCGGCGGTGCCGGGAGGAGCGCGCCAGGGCGCTGACCTGCTCCGCCGTGGAGGCTGTGCGCACACGGGGAGCCCGAGCGCCCTCTGCCTCCTGGCTCAGCCctgggggagggcgggagggcaCCCACTCCGTGCGGCTGGAAGTGCTGCCTGGGGGGACAGGGCACCCCCCCGGGAGGTGCCACCAGCTGTGACCGCAGAGGGTGCTGGCAGCGGGGCCTCAGGAGAGCAGCCCGCCCTCCAGCCTCCCGCTGGGCCAAGGCGACACCCCTCCTCGCCTTCAGCTTGAGTGTGGAGGGGGTCCAGAGGCGTGGATGTCGAAGAGGACGACGGAGTGGACAGCAGTCCTGACACCGGCCCCTCACCCGCTGCCCCGTGCTCCCTTCCAGAAACCAGTTTCTTTCACCCGCAGACAAGTAACTCCGACTCACGGCGGGGTGGGGGTGCAATGCGGGCTGGCGGAGCCCACCCTCGGCAAAGGCCTGCGGTCTGGGGAAGCCCTCCCATGGACTCCCCATGTACCCAGGCCCTGTCTCCTGCAGGTCTGTTCTCTGATTTCTAATTATGAGATGGGGGCAGCACTAAGAACCCCCATGAGGTGAAGATGTCTCCATGGTcattatttaaactttttaaaacatgcaaATTTACAGATAATACCAGCCCCACTTTTGACCATGTAGGACTTGACACCTAAGAGCGGTCATTAAGTCACAAAGACTAAAAGACGGACTAAGAAAGCCCCGTCCACCAACGACAAAGCGTTCCATCAAGTTTGGAAACCACGGGAAGCTCACGAGGATGGAACCACAACGGGCTCCGTAAGCAACCCTGCAGGACTCCAGGCGGCCGGCGAACAGGCCATAGTCTGGATGCCGAAAGAAGGCACCTGGCTTTGCAGGAGGAGCCACGGTGAGCCCTCCGAACGGAGCAGATTCGTGAGCTGCAAGACGCACTTACCTGCGACCCTCTTGCAGAAGCGGGCCCCAAGGACTTCGAGCTTGAAGGCCACGTGTACCGAGTGCTAAGGTGGGCATCCTGGCTCAGAGAGGGTGGGGGCAGCCCCTCCAGGGCGGGGGGGAAGAGAAGTTCCAAGAGGTCTGAGCAGGGAAGACCGCCACTGTGGTTTCTGCTTCCAAGGGGAAGGGTTCACCGGCCGGACGGGTCCGGCGCAACCCGCAAGCCCCAGCCCTGCAAAGAATGCCCCACCTGCGGCCGGAGTACACAAATGTGTGACCCTGCTCCTGAaccctccccagctcccttccCAACCTGGGAAGGAAGGCCCCCCCATCCCCACACCTACCAGGTGTGGGCGTCCCCGGTGCAGACACTCCTGAGGGCTTCACCTCCTCCTTGCCCACGGCCTGGGGGTGGTCCCCTCCGCTGCACACCCGGGCTGGGGCAGACAGGCTCCCCCGGGAGACTTCGGCGGGCCTGGTGGTGTGCGCTGGCCCCGCGCAGCTTCTCTGGGAGAGCCGGTCCACCGAGCCAAGGCTGGAGGCAGGCTCGCAGGCACCAGGAAAGGCGGAGGAGGGAGGCATTGTTGGACGGTGCGGCCGCACTCAGGATCTGCCTCTGGACAGACGGTGAGGGCTGGGAATGGGGTGCCCCGgccgggcaggagggccaggatGAGCACAGGGTCCGCCTCAGGTctggcagggctgggctgcaCTTATAAGCTCAGGAGGAgcggggtgggtgggaggtgggttTGCAAAGAGGACCCAAATGCCCCCCACAGACAAGTAGCACCTAATTGCCTTCAATTCAGAGGCACAAAGGAGGCCATTCACACCTCCCCCGGCTCCAAGATgtctgggggaggggcgggcctGTGTCGCCGGTGAAGGGAGAGGTGGTAACTGAGGACTTGTTACAGCCTTtcatctcccccccacccccacctggctGGCCTGGGCTGCAGGAAGGTGAGGACGGCCCCTTCCCACCCAGCACCCCGGCTGGGAGCCTGTCCTGTGGAGTGCCGAGCTGTCTCCTCTGTCCAACTTGCCCCCGTGGGTCTGCAGTGCCAGAGGTGACAGGTGTGCACACCCGAGGGGGTCAGAGGTCCGCATcactactcccagcacagggaGGGCTTGGACAGGGCGTGTCTCCGGCAGCCTGCTGGCCTGCTGGGTAGGAATGTGGGCGGGCAACTAGCcagacagggtggggaggggctggtcaGAGAGGGTCCCTCGGGCTCTGCtggcccttctctctctccaccccccagcccctgcccagacCCTCTGCTGGGTTTCACTCTGGTGCCATAGGAGCTGTCTCCAGATTCGGGTGACAGGAAGAAAGGGGGTCTGCTGGCTCAGGACGTGGATGAGTGCGCGTCCGGCTCCCAGGAGGAACCGAGCAGGAAGGACAGGGGAGCCACCGTGCTCCGCTGTGGGTCCCCGACCGCTTCGGGCTCTGCTGTGCTGCTGCCTGGCTCCACCTCGTGGCGGCCAGGAGGGCACAGGGCTCCCGCGGACTGAGCAGCCCAGGCCGCACGGGCTAGCCTAGGGAGAGTCACCCTGTCCCAGTGCCCTGTGCCGCCAGCGCCTCACTACTCACTGGCCCCGTCTGCGTCCCTGGCGCCAAGCTGGCCTCGGGGAAGGGGGCGGCGAGGTCTGGGGCGCCCGTGCTCCGTGGGGTGGCGGCGGGGTCAGCGGGACCTCTCCTCCAACCTTGGCCGGACCGCGTCTGTCTCCTCCCCGCCGCCAGGCAGGCGGACACGTGGTGCGTTCTAGACGACCGCAGGGCGCTGCTGCGGGGACCCGCCGGCGGGAGCTGCGCCCCCCGGAGCGCGGGCTCTGAGTCGGCGCGGCGCCCCCGGCGGCCGAACTCGGCCCCCAGCCCGCCGCAGGGCTTCCGAGCGGTCGGGTCGAGCCCGCAGCCTGGACTCCCAGGGGCGCCGGCGCCAGTTTGGCGGGACACCGAGGCCGCCCCCGCGCCCGCCCCGCGGACATCAAAGGCCCCACGGGCCTCGCCTTGGGATTAACACCCCAACCTCGCCCTCGAGCCGCTCGGGCTGGGGAGGGGCCGGTGAGGTGGGAGCCGGGCACACCGGGGAGGAGCCGGGGTCGCGGACCCCGCGTCTTCCTCCCGCCCCTGGGCCAGCCCAGTTCGGTCACCGGACCCTGAGGGGTGAGGCGGGGGATTTAACTCACTCGCCGTGTGTCGCGTGGGGTGTCTTGTAAGATTACTGCACGGTGTCCTGGAAGTCGCGCGTCCCCAGGGCTGTTCCAAGGACGCCCGGGGCAGGCTTCTAAATGCCGCCGCGAGAGTGTCTGTTCCGCTACCTGCGACAGCGGCCGAGCTGGGGGGACGGGGGGACGGGTACGCGGAGCCCCTCCGGGTGGAGGCGGGGCGGTGCCTCCCCAGCGCGGCAAAGAGAAGTAAACCCCAGCCCCACGACTGCTGCAGCTGCACAGAACGGGTGGGACAGGCACCCTCTAGGTAACAGGGAACATTTGTTGGGAATTACTGCACTGTGTGCTCAAAAGCGGTGATTTAGGGAAATGTCAGGCATTAACATGTACCACGTCTTTCAAACCCCAGTTTTAGcatctcttcctttctaatctttcAGGGCCGGCCCCTCGGTCTTTTGTCCCCACACGGGCACCATCCGCCGCACCCACCACCCCAGTTCTGCTGGGCGACCCCCTCCCTAATCCGGGACCCTCCTCTAATGGCCCTCCCACCTTGACTTTCCCAGCCCCTACCTGAAGCTGCCCTTCCTGAGTCCTAAGGTGACCTCACCTCCGCAGGTCAGACGGCCCCCACCCCGAGCCCTCCCCGCCAGCTCCCGGCTGCTGCCTGGGGTGGTCCCCTCTCGTCCTTCAGCACTGCCACGGGCGCAGGCCCGCTCTCTCCCGACCTGGCTGGCTCGTGTCCCCTGGGGTCTCCCCTCCCTCTAACCCTGGCTGCTCCAGTGACAGCTGTGTCACCCACGtctggcctcagcttcctcacttgGCTTGGGAGCAGCGTCCTAGGCCCTGCCCCTCTCCTGGCTCTGGGACCCACCCCCCGGGTTTGCTGCCCCTCCGCAACCCCGCTGCTGGCTTCCTCGGAGACCCGGTGATGAGGCGCAGGCGTGGCCTCGGCTCTCGGCAGCCGACCTCGCGCCGAATCCCGCGCATGCGCGCCGCGGAGAGCCGCGTCCCTCCTGCGCCGGGCGGTGCGGGCCGGTGGAGGCGAGCGGTGAGTGGCCGCCCCGCGTTCTCGAGTCCCGTCTACACTCGGGAGGCCCTGCGGCCCGACCCAACCCGCGACCGAAGTCAACTCCCCCCCTTGCAAACGGGCTCTTccagcagccccagccctgcGTCCTGGCACCTGGTCCTGGGGGTCCAGTTGCCTAAATCCTTCGACCCGCAGGGTTCTCGCCATCACGGCCTCGACCAGTCCAGGCCACCTCCACCGACAGCGGGGACGACTGCGCCGAgggaggccccgcccctcccaAGACCCTTTGTCCACGCCCACCCCCACCAAGAGGTGAGGCTGGTCCTGTGTGACCGCATCACTGCTCCTGTCCCATCTCTCTCCAACGCCCCGTGGTCTCGCGACGATCCCAGAGAGCCAGGGCCACggcactccccccaccccctccctcgcAGGTCGGCCCCTCCCCTGTCGCCACGCCCCTCATCTAACCTCCCTCGTTGTAGCCAAGAGGGCGAGTTTGTGCTCCCGATGGCGAGAACAGAGGTGTGAGTGTGGGGGCGTGGTGGGCATGACCCTACCCCCAGCAGGACGACAGTCTGGGAGAGCACCCGGTGGGTGGGTGGTGTCCGATTCCCAGGTGGCAGGTGTGATGAGGTAGAGCCCTGCACGCCCTCCCCTAGTTTGGAAAGGGGCTGCTCATGGGGACCCCATCACATCTGTCTGGGTCTCCCTGTTGGGCGGGTGGGCGCCTCCCCTATGCCCCTTCCTTCCTAGGGGGCCAGGTAGGAGAGCTTCCTGCTGCTGCCCAAGGAACCGCAGCCCTGGACCCTGCCTCCCCCTGTCCCCCTCCATCCTGCCCTCAGAGGCTGCAGCAGGGCAGGCCGAGTGGacaggcagaggcagggggcaCCTGCCACCCCCCAGCCCTCACCTCCCGTCCTCAAAACCACCGCCCTGAGGCTGGTGCTGCAGAGTGTACGGGGGCTGCAGCCCCCTCTGCTCACACCCTCCCCCCCTGCAGCCCCCTCCGCTCACACCCTCCCCCCCTGCAGCCCCCTCTGCTCGCACCCTCCCCCCCCTGCAGCGCCCTCTgctcaccaccccccacccctcgccAGGCCTCGCCTTCCCTGCTCTGGTCGGCTGCCTCAGAAGCGATCCCAGCACTGGCTGATTCCCGTCACGTCTCCCTTGGCAGGTGGGGGCTCCGCCATCCTCTAGTCCCGGGAGGGCCTCTGGCAGGAGGCGCTGGGCCGCGCTGGGGTGTGGCCTCGTGCGGGCAAGGTCCTCCGAAAGAAGACAGACTGAATGTCACTGCCCGCAGCCAGGCCCTGTGGTCTTGCATCTGTCCCCCAGAGACACAGGGTCGGAGTGGTACGGGGGCGGGTTCAGGCTGCATTTGGTAAGTCGTCCGGTAAGtctgagactcagaaaggggCCTGTGGTGACCCTGTTGACTCCAGGGCTTTGTCTTTGGTGAAAGGAATGGGATTTTGTTGCtgataaatgtaaatttcaaGGTGAGATTCTGAAAATAGGAAGCTGAAACCAATGGCACtagaataaaacagaattttacATAAGGACTGAATGTGGAACTCTGAGGCATATGTGGCGACGTAAATGAacttagattaaaaaattaagttccaggacttccctggtggtccagtgggtaagactctgtgctcccaatgcagggggcctgggttcgatccctggtcggggaacttgatcccacatgcatgctgcaactaaagatcctgcgtgctgcaactaagacctggcacagccaaaataaagataaataaataaatacctattaaaaaaaattcagtttctctgttGCACTGGCCATGTTTCAGGGCTCAGtgaccacatgtggctggtggctgtcGAATTGGACGGTGGTGTTCTAGAACATTCCCGTCACCCCAGAGAGTTCTTTTGCTTGGTGCTGTTATTAGAAACAGCAATGAACCAAGACAAGTCAGACAAGCACCTGCTTATAAACATGATGAGGACAATGACCCCTGGGGTCTTCAGGAAGGGACCCCCTTATGGGAGATTCTGGTGACAAAGATGACAGGCATTGCAGATGGCGGCAGGCACGGTGACTAACGTGACCTGTGATGACACGAAACGGGACAGGTTGACCCACAGAGCTGCGCATGAGCAGGGCTGTGTCACATGGGGTCAGGGGTCACAGACAGGACGGGGAGAAGTAGTGCAGCGCTCTAAAAGCCGTGGTGACTCCGACACGGTGGAGAGGGCAGGTGGCAGCCTGGCGAGGGACACGGGACcttctgctctgttgacaaaggCGGGCTTTCAGGAGAGAACTGTGTGGGTGTGGTGACAAACGTTAGTGAAACATCTGGTAGAAGATAGAAACATAAAATGAAGGCGGATTAATCATGGCCCAGCTGACACAGTGAAGAGTAAGACTTACCACCCATCAGCCAGGGATCTGACCTTTCTTGGAGGCCAGGAGGGCCCCTGAAGGAACAGATCAGAGCCAAGCACTCAGAAAATGAAGGCAGGAAGGGGATGCCCACGGGGGTCCTGAAGGGGAAGGAACTGGGTTAGACCCACGATGGGCAGAGAAACTGGACCAGAAATGACAGTGGCACTCACATGGATGAATGGCCAACAGAGATGGGCCGCAGAGACTCCCCACTGACCGCTGATGGAGGCTGGGCAGGGGCTGATCCCACTGTGAGGCCCGGGAAGAGGACCAGGATGGGTCACACACAGGGTCCATGCCGGGGACTCCGCAGGGCCTGGATCTGGGCCAGGTGAGGGGGAGGAAAGCCCCACCTGGAGTAGCCGTTGTCTGTTTAAAAACTGCAGATTGTAAGTGAGGACAGTTCTGGGAGAGGCCAACCAGCATGTGGGCAGGAGGGCTGGGCAGATTGCAGCATGTTGGAGCAGACGCAGCACTGAACCCTGAATGCACGTGTGTAGACTGGCAGTGGTGTCCCGTCTGCTCTTGCTGCTATGacagaacaccacagactgggggctTCAGCAGCAAATGCTGGCTGCTTTCTTGCTGTGGCCTCGCCTGGCAGGGAGCAGGACTGAAAGCAAGCTCTCTCATTTCGTTTCTTACAAAGGCACTAATCCCAACTAtgaggccccaccctcatgacataatcacctcccaacacacccccctccccccaccccaccaacaCCTCCACACTGGGGGTTGATTTCAACAGAGGAATTtggggacacattcagtccataacacagaGCAGTGTGTTTTTTGGCAGACAAATAAGTTTAGCAGCAGAACCAGGATGAGAGGGAAACATTGCTATTGTGCCTGTTGGCACagttgc comes from the Balaenoptera ricei isolate mBalRic1 chromosome 16, mBalRic1.hap2, whole genome shotgun sequence genome and includes:
- the VENTX gene encoding LOW QUALITY PROTEIN: homeobox protein VENTX (The sequence of the model RefSeq protein was modified relative to this genomic sequence to represent the inferred CDS: deleted 2 bases in 1 codon) produces the protein MGGLPQTAGLCRGWWHLPGGCPVPPGSTSSRTEWVPSRPPPGLSQEAEGARAPRVRTASTAEQVSALARSSRHRRCLGPLEHQRLAREVQLPEVQIKTWFQNRRVKHKRHLQGSQLSAPFPTALRAPGALPPPPSALGCGLQLLCPWASLPGPPALAQPLGSFWGPCRAEPASLASMWASYGRQPPRRREPGAHAEPSFALGSLAPVRPARDPGLRHQGGPRDAFSGRVAAQEPAAEAGQTLGLRAELRLASLQRHGDPLAVPPEQEREGPSLPEARLEAASPLEERARGANFPEGSDTALKGCLRHMGDSGRAGAWG